A genome region from Clostridium sp. JN-9 includes the following:
- a CDS encoding amidohydrolase: MQEQNLDFYKMANDIKDDLISWRRHFHMNPELGYNEYNTSAFIKDFLNAEGIEFTNTAKTGICAIIKGNGSKTVALRADMDALPLQENNKCEYSSKNPGKMHACGHDAHITILLGCAKILNSIKDTLNGNVKLLFEPAEETTGGARIMIKEGVLHSPEVDGIIGLHVDENINTGYIGIKRGVVNAASNPFTITVKGKGGHGAHPDSAIDPIIISCEIINSIQLLVSRELPPTSPAVVTIGYISGGTAQNIIPEQVKFGGIIRTMTTENREYVKKRLKEIVTGITSSLRGSSEIEIEESYPCLYNDDNMVEILKNSASDILSKDKVLLLKNPSMGVESFAYFSLEKPSVFYYLGCRNEEKGIVNPAHGSLFDVDEDCLPIGVAIQCKAAIDFLNIEKRYK; encoded by the coding sequence ATGCAAGAACAAAATTTAGATTTTTATAAAATGGCAAATGATATAAAAGATGATTTAATAAGCTGGAGGAGACATTTTCATATGAATCCTGAGCTGGGATATAATGAATACAATACCTCTGCTTTTATAAAAGATTTTTTAAATGCTGAAGGAATTGAATTTACAAATACAGCAAAGACAGGCATATGTGCTATTATTAAAGGAAATGGTTCCAAAACAGTGGCACTTAGAGCAGATATGGATGCTCTTCCCCTGCAGGAAAATAATAAATGTGAGTATAGTTCCAAAAACCCAGGGAAAATGCATGCCTGTGGTCATGATGCACATATAACTATTTTACTTGGATGTGCAAAAATTTTGAATTCAATTAAAGATACATTAAATGGAAATGTAAAATTATTATTTGAACCAGCAGAAGAAACAACAGGCGGTGCACGTATTATGATCAAAGAGGGAGTATTACATTCCCCTGAAGTTGATGGAATAATAGGACTTCATGTTGATGAAAATATTAATACAGGATACATAGGAATAAAAAGAGGAGTAGTTAATGCAGCTTCAAATCCTTTTACAATAACTGTTAAGGGAAAAGGCGGTCATGGTGCTCATCCTGATTCTGCAATTGACCCTATAATAATCAGCTGTGAAATAATTAATTCCATTCAATTACTTGTAAGCAGAGAACTTCCTCCAACTTCACCTGCTGTTGTAACTATAGGTTATATAAGCGGCGGTACTGCTCAGAACATTATTCCTGAGCAGGTTAAGTTTGGGGGCATTATAAGAACAATGACTACAGAAAATAGGGAATATGTGAAAAAAAGGCTTAAAGAAATTGTAACAGGAATTACTTCTTCATTAAGAGGAAGCTCAGAAATTGAAATTGAGGAAAGCTATCCATGTTTGTATAATGATGACAATATGGTAGAAATCCTTAAAAACAGTGCTTCCGATATATTATCAAAGGATAAGGTGCTGCTTTTAAAAAATCCAAGCATGGGTGTGGAGAGTTTTGCTTACTTTTCTCTTGAAAAGCCAAGTGTTTTTTATTATCTTGGATGCAGAAATGAAGAAAAGGGTATTGTAAATCCTGCCCATGGAAGTTTATTCGATGTTGATGAAGATTGTTTACCAATAGGAGTAGCAATTCAATGCAAAGCTGCAATAGATTTTTTAAACATTGAAAAAAGATATAAATAA
- a CDS encoding cell division FtsA domain-containing protein: protein MNSTDEAEINNVLFALDIGTRTVIGTVGVIKDKKFSVLAEALVEHEERAMIDGQIHDINLVANAVKMVKNQLEKKLNISLENVCIAAAGRFLKTVEVRYDAELESDMEIHRDFIRSLELTAVKKAESSVINETKGKLYCVGYSVKNYYLNGFKISNLLSHKGENASVEIIATFLPRAVIESLYSVMKIVGLNVSCLTLEPIAAIEAVIPQKLRLLNLALVDIGAGTSDIAICSNDTVAAYGMVPLAGDEITEIIAKNYLIDFNAAEEIKKQLLVNENIKYTDVLGIENQVQSSEILNFISPLVKKIAEQVGSKIMELNNGKSPNAVFLVGGGAYTPYYKEFLAEKLNIMPQRIAIKGRESVEACINQDLNLGSTGITVLGIALVSLKELGHDFIDVALNGSVISLFNSKNHTVLDVLIQAGINPKILIPKNGKNIKFILNNVNRICFGTMGRPSEIKINGFSSNIESNIKEGDSIEIKYAVDGLSGEPYIKDYVKDLNSISFYLNNNLVNMDPVAFINNNKVQINEEIKENDVVKIIYPRSLGDYIKYFCENTSEDYNYYINDEILDLNYLIKEGDKIFQKHDLTLSGEVYENNRLSSKEAAATNMDIKKDDALTQLKVLVNEKQVLLKGKKSYVFVDIFNFYDFDLTTVKGTLELLLNGKSAGYYDSLSDGDIISIKWI from the coding sequence ATGAATAGTACAGATGAAGCAGAAATTAATAATGTATTATTTGCTCTAGACATTGGAACCAGAACAGTTATAGGAACTGTAGGTGTTATTAAGGATAAAAAATTTTCAGTGCTTGCTGAAGCACTTGTTGAACATGAAGAAAGAGCTATGATAGATGGCCAGATCCATGACATAAATCTTGTAGCAAATGCTGTAAAAATGGTTAAAAACCAGTTGGAAAAAAAGCTTAATATATCCTTAGAAAATGTCTGCATTGCAGCTGCTGGAAGATTTCTTAAAACAGTAGAAGTGAGATATGATGCAGAGTTAGAAAGTGACATGGAAATTCACAGGGATTTTATAAGGAGTCTTGAATTAACAGCTGTAAAAAAAGCTGAAAGCAGTGTTATTAATGAAACAAAGGGAAAACTTTATTGTGTTGGATATAGCGTAAAAAACTATTATTTAAATGGTTTTAAGATAAGTAATTTATTAAGTCATAAAGGCGAAAATGCATCTGTTGAAATAATTGCAACATTTTTACCCAGAGCTGTTATTGAAAGCTTATATTCAGTTATGAAAATAGTGGGACTTAATGTTTCATGTCTCACATTAGAGCCAATTGCTGCAATTGAGGCAGTTATTCCTCAAAAACTAAGGCTTCTTAATCTTGCACTGGTGGATATTGGTGCAGGCACCTCAGATATTGCAATATGCAGCAATGATACTGTAGCGGCTTATGGAATGGTACCTTTGGCTGGTGATGAAATAACAGAAATTATAGCTAAAAATTATCTCATAGATTTTAATGCTGCTGAGGAAATAAAAAAACAGCTTTTAGTTAATGAAAATATAAAGTATACTGATGTTCTTGGAATAGAAAATCAGGTACAATCAAGTGAAATATTAAACTTTATTTCACCATTAGTAAAAAAAATTGCTGAGCAGGTTGGCAGTAAAATAATGGAGTTAAACAATGGAAAGTCTCCAAATGCAGTTTTCCTTGTTGGAGGAGGAGCATATACTCCATACTATAAGGAATTTCTTGCTGAGAAATTAAATATAATGCCTCAAAGAATAGCAATTAAAGGCAGAGAAAGCGTGGAGGCATGCATTAATCAGGATTTAAATTTAGGAAGTACTGGTATTACTGTGCTTGGAATTGCCCTGGTATCTTTAAAGGAGCTAGGACATGATTTTATTGATGTAGCATTAAATGGCTCTGTTATAAGTTTATTCAATTCTAAAAATCATACTGTACTAGATGTACTTATTCAGGCAGGCATTAATCCTAAAATTTTAATTCCTAAGAATGGTAAAAACATAAAATTTATTTTAAATAATGTAAATAGAATTTGTTTTGGAACAATGGGAAGGCCCTCAGAAATTAAAATTAATGGATTTTCTTCTAATATTGAATCTAATATTAAGGAAGGGGATTCCATAGAAATAAAATATGCTGTAGATGGTTTGTCTGGTGAACCTTATATTAAAGATTATGTAAAAGATCTGAATTCTATAAGTTTTTACCTAAACAATAATTTAGTTAATATGGATCCCGTTGCATTTATAAATAATAACAAGGTTCAGATAAATGAAGAAATCAAAGAAAATGACGTGGTTAAAATAATTTATCCAAGAAGTTTAGGAGATTATATTAAATACTTTTGTGAAAATACCAGTGAAGATTATAATTACTATATAAATGATGAAATTTTAGATTTAAACTATTTAATAAAGGAAGGAGACAAGATATTTCAAAAGCATGATTTAACATTGAGTGGTGAAGTTTATGAAAATAACCGGCTATCATCTAAAGAAGCAGCAGCTACCAATATGGACATAAAAAAGGATGATGCATTAACCCAGCTAAAGGTTCTGGTTAATGAAAAGCAAGTATTGTTAAAGGGAAAGAAAAGTTATGTTTTTGTAGATATCTTCAATTTCTATGACTTTGATTTAACAACAGTAAAAGGCACACTTGAACTTCTATTAAACGGAAAGAGTGCAGGATATTATGATAGTTTATCTGATGGTGATATAATCAGTATAAAATGGATATAA
- a CDS encoding ATP-dependent helicase: MNKNVSLDYFQTKAVTSKSRNLLVVAAPGSGKTSVIINRAVYLVKDKGVNINNILVITFTRNAAINMRNRYSAISGDVNTPFIGTFHSLFYKIFERHFGRIKIITNSEAYTVIKNTLNSFSDNITEERVNEFLNYISIYKIQGRKSLNESIDFEIFIKCYEDYENYKHENNLIDFDDLQTKVYKLLKESSLILKKYSTTFKYILVDEFQDCDEMQINILQLLNKNCSIFAVGDEDQCIYSFRGSMPQCMVEFEKYFEKGVKAYLGINYRSTSGIVTASMKLIKNNKLRNNKTVKSFNKDESDINIINCMDNKHQCLKILDKINILSSSHCNNKTAVLYRTSAENKLLIDLLIKNKIEFQLLGDNYNFYENMICRDLISYLKLSIDFTDVESFISIINKPYRYISKMNLQKLKNNKYKGDCFDFICNLDIANFQVKTLDKIKKLLKKCSKLDTQEAVNCILYKINYYEYIKEFCIKYKRELCDFDCIINEFLESCSVYNNIHDFIDYTLKVKEKIKSNNKSNVILSTIHGVKGMEFNSVLIMNCIDGYLPHERSIPNNIEEERRVFFVAVTRAIENLYLYIPKSLKGSERKVSRFINECELHISEESCNEFEINQTVVHNSFGKGIVRSIDKDTIKIEFSKGLIRQFDLNSLINNNLIKLSANNI, from the coding sequence TTGAATAAAAATGTTTCTCTGGATTATTTTCAAACCAAAGCAGTAACATCAAAAAGCAGGAATTTATTAGTAGTAGCTGCTCCCGGAAGCGGTAAAACCAGCGTAATAATTAATAGGGCAGTTTACTTGGTTAAAGATAAAGGAGTTAATATAAACAATATTTTAGTGATTACCTTTACAAGGAATGCTGCAATTAACATGAGGAATAGATATTCAGCTATTTCTGGAGATGTCAATACTCCATTTATTGGTACATTTCACAGCTTATTTTATAAAATATTTGAAAGACATTTTGGAAGAATTAAAATAATCACTAATTCTGAAGCTTACACAGTAATTAAAAACACATTAAATAGTTTTTCAGATAATATAACTGAAGAAAGAGTTAATGAATTTTTAAATTATATTTCTATTTATAAAATTCAAGGCAGGAAATCACTTAATGAAAGCATAGACTTTGAAATATTCATAAAATGCTATGAAGATTATGAAAATTATAAGCATGAAAATAATCTTATTGACTTTGATGATCTACAAACAAAAGTATACAAACTTTTAAAGGAAAGCAGCTTAATATTAAAAAAATACAGCACTACTTTTAAATATATTCTTGTAGACGAATTTCAGGACTGTGATGAGATGCAGATAAATATACTTCAGTTATTAAATAAAAATTGTTCTATTTTTGCAGTTGGAGATGAAGATCAGTGTATTTATTCTTTTAGGGGTTCAATGCCTCAGTGTATGGTTGAATTTGAAAAATATTTTGAAAAAGGTGTTAAAGCCTATCTTGGTATTAATTACAGAAGTACATCTGGCATTGTAACTGCATCCATGAAACTTATTAAAAACAATAAGCTTAGAAATAATAAAACTGTTAAATCCTTTAATAAAGATGAGTCAGACATAAATATAATTAACTGCATGGATAATAAGCATCAATGCTTAAAAATATTAGATAAAATAAATATTTTATCTTCCTCTCATTGTAATAATAAAACTGCAGTTCTTTATAGAACAAGTGCAGAAAATAAACTACTTATAGATCTTTTAATTAAAAATAAAATTGAATTTCAGTTATTAGGTGACAATTATAACTTTTATGAAAATATGATTTGCAGAGATCTTATTTCATATTTAAAATTATCTATTGATTTTACAGATGTTGAAAGTTTTATATCAATTATAAATAAGCCTTACCGATATATATCAAAAATGAATCTTCAAAAGCTTAAAAACAATAAATACAAAGGGGATTGTTTTGATTTTATATGCAATTTAGACATTGCAAATTTTCAGGTGAAAACCCTGGATAAAATAAAAAAACTTTTGAAAAAGTGCAGTAAACTGGATACTCAGGAGGCTGTAAACTGTATTTTATATAAAATTAATTATTATGAATATATTAAGGAGTTTTGCATAAAATACAAAAGGGAACTTTGTGATTTTGATTGTATTATTAATGAATTTTTAGAAAGCTGCAGTGTTTATAATAATATACATGACTTTATTGATTATACTCTTAAAGTAAAGGAAAAAATTAAAAGCAATAATAAAAGTAATGTGATTTTAAGCACTATACATGGTGTTAAAGGAATGGAATTTAACAGTGTATTAATAATGAATTGTATTGATGGATATCTGCCACATGAAAGAAGCATTCCAAATAATATAGAAGAGGAGAGAAGAGTTTTCTTTGTAGCTGTAACCAGGGCCATAGAAAACTTATATTTATATATTCCAAAGTCATTAAAGGGCAGTGAGAGGAAAGTATCCAGATTTATAAATGAATGCGAGCTGCATATAAGTGAGGAGTCATGCAATGAATTTGAAATAAACCAAACTGTAGTCCATAACAGTTTTGGTAAGGGTATTGTCAGGAGTATTGATAAAGATACAATAAAAATTGAATTTTCAAAAGGATTAATAAGACAATTTGATTTAAATTCATTAATTAACAATAATTTAATCAAATTATCTGCTAATAACATATAA
- a CDS encoding nicotinate phosphoribosyltransferase — translation MEYVKNFDVRNQRNLTMLVDFYEVTMGNGYLESGVGDIITYFDMFFRRVPDDGGYCIMAGVQQLIEYLSSLKFTKDDIEYLRSKETFSEKFLDYLSNFKFSCDVWAIPEGNPVFPNEPLVSVKGPAIQAQFVETMVLLTINHQTLIATKANRISRAAEGRTVMEFGSRRAQGYDGAIYGARAAVLGGCNSTACSIAEEMFGIPAVGTMAHSWIQLFPSEYEAFKAWAEVYPNNCTLLVDTYNVLKSGLPNAIKVFNEVLKPRGLRPAGIRIDSGDITYLTKKCREILDAAGYEDAKIIISNSLDEFIIRDVISQGAKVDGFGVGERLITAKSEPVFGGVYKLVAVEGKDGKIIPKIKISENEEKITNPGFKKVYRIFSRQTDKAIADLITLNDEVIDESKPLEIFDPVFTWKKKKIKDYYVKEMLVKIFSNGSACYESPSVMDIKKIVKEETNKLWMEVLRFENPHEYYVDLSDKLWNLKQSLLHEYSDAYE, via the coding sequence ATGGAGTACGTAAAAAACTTTGACGTAAGAAATCAGAGAAACCTTACCATGTTAGTTGATTTTTATGAAGTTACCATGGGGAATGGATATTTAGAAAGTGGTGTAGGCGACATTATTACTTACTTTGATATGTTTTTCAGAAGAGTTCCGGATGACGGCGGATATTGTATAATGGCAGGTGTTCAGCAGCTCATTGAATATTTGTCAAGCCTGAAATTTACAAAAGATGATATTGAATATTTAAGAAGCAAAGAAACATTCTCCGAAAAATTTTTAGATTATTTAAGTAATTTTAAATTTTCCTGTGATGTTTGGGCAATTCCAGAAGGGAATCCTGTATTCCCAAATGAACCATTGGTTTCCGTAAAAGGACCTGCTATACAGGCTCAGTTTGTAGAGACAATGGTATTACTCACAATTAACCATCAGACTCTTATAGCAACTAAGGCTAATAGAATTTCAAGAGCAGCAGAAGGCAGAACAGTTATGGAATTTGGATCACGCAGGGCTCAGGGTTATGATGGAGCAATATACGGTGCCAGAGCAGCTGTACTTGGAGGATGTAATTCCACAGCATGTTCCATAGCTGAGGAAATGTTTGGCATTCCTGCTGTAGGAACCATGGCACATAGCTGGATACAGCTGTTTCCAAGTGAATATGAAGCATTTAAAGCATGGGCAGAAGTTTATCCTAATAACTGTACATTACTGGTGGATACTTATAATGTACTGAAGTCAGGACTGCCAAATGCCATAAAGGTATTTAATGAGGTTTTGAAGCCAAGGGGTTTAAGACCAGCTGGTATAAGAATAGACAGCGGTGATATAACATATCTTACAAAAAAATGCAGAGAGATTTTAGATGCTGCAGGATATGAAGATGCAAAAATTATAATATCAAATTCACTAGATGAATTTATCATAAGAGATGTTATAAGCCAGGGTGCTAAAGTAGATGGATTTGGAGTTGGAGAAAGACTTATTACAGCAAAGTCGGAGCCTGTCTTTGGCGGAGTTTATAAACTGGTAGCTGTAGAAGGAAAAGATGGAAAAATAATTCCTAAAATTAAAATAAGTGAAAATGAAGAAAAGATAACAAATCCAGGCTTTAAAAAGGTATATAGAATTTTTAGCAGACAAACTGATAAAGCCATTGCAGACTTAATTACATTAAATGATGAAGTCATTGATGAATCAAAACCTCTTGAAATTTTCGATCCTGTTTTTACATGGAAAAAGAAAAAAATAAAGGATTATTACGTTAAAGAAATGCTGGTTAAGATATTTAGTAATGGATCTGCCTGCTATGAAAGTCCTTCAGTAATGGATATTAAGAAAATTGTAAAAGAAGAGACAAATAAACTTTGGATGGAAGTTCTAAGATTTGAGAACCCACATGAATATTACGTAGACTTATCAGATAAACTCTGGAATTTAAAACAATCACTGCTCCATGAATATTCTGATGCATACGAATAA
- a CDS encoding DUF4430 domain-containing protein: protein MNKKILTIISIAVVSILLLIGGRALQNKYALSSNNNKTVSAVKTVKPDTADKKQDSTSTKKDEKADKAQVNTAPASEANKTAADKKTVPNNSGTASVSTAAKTPTPAAAPVNKTEQPNFTIYNDVNKTTVFSKYISFNEGETAANVTKKALDSNSISYRLKDGFYISSMAGLSEKASGMPSSGWCFYVNGVKSSVGASSYILKSGDKVTWKYLEDGLNK from the coding sequence ATGAATAAAAAAATATTAACTATAATTTCTATAGCTGTAGTGTCAATATTGTTATTAATAGGAGGAAGAGCTTTACAAAATAAGTATGCTTTAAGCAGCAATAATAATAAGACTGTTTCAGCAGTTAAAACTGTTAAACCAGATACAGCAGATAAGAAACAGGATTCTACCAGTACAAAAAAAGATGAAAAAGCAGATAAAGCACAAGTTAATACAGCTCCAGCCAGTGAAGCCAATAAAACAGCTGCTGACAAAAAAACTGTACCAAATAATTCTGGTACTGCTTCAGTAAGTACAGCTGCAAAAACACCAACACCTGCTGCTGCTCCTGTAAATAAAACTGAACAGCCAAACTTTACAATTTATAATGATGTAAATAAAACCACAGTTTTTTCTAAGTATATAAGCTTTAATGAGGGTGAAACAGCTGCCAATGTTACTAAAAAAGCACTTGATTCTAATAGTATAAGCTATAGGCTTAAGGATGGATTTTATATTTCCTCCATGGCAGGCTTAAGTGAAAAAGCTTCAGGAATGCCTTCAAGTGGATGGTGTTTCTATGTTAATGGAGTAAAGTCATCTGTTGGAGCTTCAAGTTATATATTGAAATCAGGGGATAAAGTTACATGGAAGTACTTAGAAGATGGATTAAATAAATAA
- a CDS encoding ECF transporter S component, translating into MNRNKAIKLLTFILVICLIIAGYKYGNQNNFPILLTLGMLLLIFLAYANFEFNEMGTKEIALIASLSSFAAVARVPFASIPNVQPTTFLVALSGLIFGPYEGFLIGASSAFISNIFLGQGPWTPWQMIAWGIVGGISGIIGIRGFKPKVEIFAVICFLYGFLFDWIMNLWHVIGFIRPLNVKTIFAAYLTGLTMDVMHAVGNFIFAMVFYESFYKVLFRFKRRMKVEYVSSDKLNEQKN; encoded by the coding sequence ATGAATAGAAATAAAGCCATAAAGCTGCTTACTTTTATTCTGGTAATATGTCTTATTATTGCTGGATATAAATATGGAAATCAAAATAACTTTCCCATATTGCTTACTTTAGGAATGTTATTATTAATATTTTTAGCTTATGCAAACTTTGAATTTAATGAAATGGGCACAAAGGAGATAGCATTAATTGCCAGTTTAAGTTCTTTTGCAGCAGTTGCAAGGGTACCTTTTGCATCCATTCCCAATGTACAGCCAACAACTTTTTTAGTGGCTTTAAGCGGCTTGATATTTGGACCATATGAGGGATTTTTGATTGGCGCATCTTCTGCTTTTATTTCAAACATTTTCCTGGGTCAGGGGCCATGGACACCCTGGCAGATGATTGCATGGGGTATTGTAGGAGGGATATCCGGAATTATAGGCATAAGGGGATTTAAACCAAAGGTTGAGATTTTTGCAGTAATATGTTTTCTTTATGGATTTTTATTTGACTGGATAATGAATCTCTGGCATGTAATTGGATTTATCAGGCCACTCAATGTCAAAACTATTTTTGCTGCATATTTAACAGGATTAACTATGGATGTAATGCATGCCGTGGGAAACTTTATATTTGCTATGGTTTTTTATGAAAGCTTTTACAAAGTACTATTTAGGTTTAAAAGAAGAATGAAGGTAGAATATGTTAGCTCTGACAAATTAAATGAGCAAAAAAATTAG
- a CDS encoding ABC transporter ATP-binding protein, with amino-acid sequence MDMPYIAINNLTYKYPGNEKITLNNININIERGDIVLVCGNSGSGKSTLGKCIAGSVPNFYGGTVRGEIKINNKNIKEFTPKELAEKVTMVFQDPERQLLMNKVHREVAFGLENIGIPSEIIKRRVYESMEFCGIEKLAERDIVSLSGGEKQKVAVTSALAYMPECIIFDEPTSQLDPNSAEEIINIISKINEELGITIVLIEQRMEKCFSIADKILLINQGAIDFYGDKDHLYKSNGDDFIEFMPQYLKLSKILKFSKMPLSIRETRKKLNNFNFRHNSPIEKEKHIEEPIIKISNLCFSYDGNANTLKNINININKGEFVEVMGPNGAGKSTLFKSMMGFTKYKGSIKLFGKEVSKYKRNDLIKSIGYISQNPNDYISKETVYDEIKFTLDNYGIKDYELIDVVLKDLGIDDLKYKNPRDISGGEKQRVAIASILVMKPEIILLDEPTRGLDFNTKKLLGNTLKKLNKKGSTIIMITHDIEFAAEFADKFILLFNGEAIQSGTKEEVFKGGTYYNTSMNKLFRNMDDSIFTIEDVLERLT; translated from the coding sequence ATGGATATGCCATATATAGCAATTAACAATTTAACTTATAAATATCCTGGAAATGAAAAAATCACACTTAATAATATAAATATAAATATTGAACGTGGAGATATAGTACTTGTATGTGGGAATTCAGGCTCAGGGAAATCAACATTAGGTAAATGTATTGCAGGTTCAGTTCCTAATTTTTACGGAGGAACAGTAAGAGGAGAAATAAAAATTAATAATAAAAATATAAAGGAGTTTACTCCAAAAGAATTAGCAGAAAAAGTTACCATGGTTTTTCAGGATCCTGAAAGGCAGCTTCTTATGAACAAAGTACACAGAGAAGTAGCTTTTGGATTAGAGAATATTGGTATACCATCTGAAATTATTAAAAGAAGAGTCTATGAATCAATGGAATTCTGTGGCATAGAAAAGCTGGCTGAAAGGGACATTGTTTCATTATCAGGTGGGGAAAAACAAAAAGTAGCTGTAACTTCTGCTTTGGCTTATATGCCTGAATGCATAATATTTGATGAACCAACATCACAGTTAGATCCAAATTCAGCAGAAGAGATAATTAATATCATAAGTAAAATAAATGAAGAACTTGGAATCACCATAGTTCTAATTGAGCAAAGAATGGAAAAGTGTTTTTCAATAGCTGATAAGATACTTTTAATTAATCAGGGTGCAATAGATTTTTATGGTGATAAAGATCATTTGTATAAATCCAATGGTGATGACTTTATAGAATTTATGCCCCAATATTTAAAGCTTTCAAAAATTCTCAAATTTAGTAAAATGCCTTTAAGCATTAGAGAAACAAGAAAAAAGCTTAATAATTTTAACTTCCGCCATAACAGTCCTATTGAGAAGGAAAAACATATAGAAGAACCCATAATTAAGATCAGCAATTTATGTTTTTCCTATGATGGAAATGCAAATACACTTAAAAATATAAATATAAACATTAATAAAGGTGAATTTGTGGAAGTTATGGGCCCAAATGGTGCAGGAAAGAGTACACTTTTTAAAAGCATGATGGGATTTACCAAATATAAAGGAAGCATAAAGCTGTTTGGAAAAGAGGTAAGTAAATACAAAAGAAATGATTTGATAAAAAGCATTGGATATATATCTCAGAATCCAAATGATTATATTTCAAAAGAAACTGTATATGATGAAATTAAATTTACTTTAGATAATTATGGTATAAAAGATTATGAATTAATAGACGTTGTATTAAAGGATTTAGGAATTGATGATTTAAAATACAAAAATCCAAGGGATATCAGCGGTGGTGAAAAACAAAGGGTAGCAATAGCATCAATTTTAGTAATGAAGCCTGAAATTATATTATTAGATGAACCTACAAGGGGATTAGATTTTAATACCAAGAAGCTCCTTGGGAACACACTTAAAAAGTTAAATAAAAAAGGCAGTACAATTATTATGATAACTCATGATATAGAATTTGCTGCCGAGTTTGCAGATAAATTTATTTTATTATTTAATGGGGAAGCAATCCAATCTGGAACTAAGGAGGAAGTCTTTAAAGGCGGCACTTACTATAATACATCAATGAATAAATTATTTAGGAACATGGATGATTCTATTTTTACAATAGAAGATGTTCTGGAAAGGTTAACTTAG
- a CDS encoding energy-coupling factor transporter transmembrane component T, which yields MIVNKSIHVLTITIMSLALIILLFSYDNPIILLIITLLFFAVFYKYNSVKKITQGIIYFIPFMLITVIINMIFVWDGRTVLFYILHKPVTLEALIYAVILSYKLLLIIYLFMIINLLVDSDTAVSYFSSKMPKSTLTFMIAMKLFPSMKEKIHNLKLIYTVRGVNFNHEKKTDLIKSYMPILSVLLENTLEGAFDIGEAAYVRGFLSSKRSIYEKQTLKKRDIIIILINILLIFLIIFCKFKNLYNIDIYQGLKSLSLINKFSITAAVLIILEGLIICM from the coding sequence ATGATTGTAAATAAGAGTATCCATGTTTTAACAATAACTATAATGAGTCTTGCCTTAATTATTTTACTATTTTCCTATGACAATCCAATAATTTTATTAATTATTACTCTGCTTTTCTTTGCAGTATTTTATAAATACAATTCTGTAAAAAAAATAACACAGGGAATAATATATTTTATTCCCTTTATGCTTATAACAGTAATAATTAATATGATTTTTGTATGGGACGGCAGAACAGTTTTGTTTTATATTTTACATAAGCCAGTTACTTTGGAAGCACTTATTTATGCTGTAATTCTTTCTTATAAGCTGCTTTTAATTATATATTTATTCATGATTATTAATTTACTGGTGGATTCAGATACTGCTGTATCTTATTTTTCAAGTAAGATGCCAAAATCCACATTAACTTTTATGATTGCAATGAAATTGTTCCCATCCATGAAAGAAAAAATTCACAATTTAAAGTTGATATATACAGTCAGGGGAGTAAATTTCAATCATGAGAAAAAAACTGATTTAATTAAAAGTTATATGCCCATATTATCCGTATTATTAGAAAATACCCTGGAAGGAGCTTTTGATATTGGTGAAGCTGCATATGTAAGGGGTTTCCTAAGCAGTAAAAGATCCATATATGAAAAGCAGACATTAAAAAAAAGGGATATTATTATAATCTTAATTAACATTCTGCTGATTTTTTTAATAATATTCTGCAAATTTAAAAATTTATATAACATAGATATTTATCAGGGCCTTAAAAGTTTAAGCCTTATTAATAAATTTAGCATTACAGCTGCAGTATTAATTATATTAGAAGGATTAATTATTTGTATGTAA